Proteins from a genomic interval of Rosa chinensis cultivar Old Blush chromosome 2, RchiOBHm-V2, whole genome shotgun sequence:
- the LOC112186789 gene encoding probable protein phosphatase 2C 27: MCLNDAEMGNMENNNINTNNNNNSKQQSLHCENEKDNLDRESPVMSSDQQSTVLNSFQLESISEDSVAVDRKQNVSHFVPALRSGEWSDIGDRPHMEDTHICISDLAKKFGYNVLNDEAISFYGVFDGHGGKDAAQFVRDNLPRVIVEDADFPVELEKVITRSFVETDAAFAKTCSLQSSLASGTTALTAMIFGRSLLVANAGDCRAILSRNGAAIEMSKDHRPCCTKERMRIESLGGYVDDGYLNGQLGVTRALGDWHLEGLKDEGGRGGPLSAEPELKLTTLTKDDEFLIIGSDGIWDVFTNQNAVDFARRKLQERNDVKLCCKKIVEEAIKRGATDNLTLVMVSFHLEPPPHLVVERSRVRRSISAEGLQNLQFFLDR, translated from the exons ATGTGTTTGAATGATGCAGAAATGGGAAACATGGAGAACAATAACATCaataccaacaacaacaacaacagcaagCAGCAGTCTTTGCATTGTGAAAACGAGAAGGATAATTTGGACAGGGAATCTCCGGTGATGAGCTCCGATCAACAGAGCACCGTGTTGAATTCTTTTCAG CTTGAAAGCATATCTGAGGATTCAGTAGCTGTAGACCGAAAACAGAACGTGTCACATTTTGTCCCTGCCCTTCGATCAGGAGAGTGGTCTGATATAGGAGATCGTCCCCATATGGAAGATACTCATATATGCATCAGTGACTTGGCTAAGAAATTTGGTTATAATGTACTCAATGATGAAGCTATCTCCTTCTATGGT GTATTTGATGGTCATGGGGGAAAGGATGCAGCGCAATTTGTTCGTGACAACCTGCCAAGAGTCATCGTTGAGGATGCTGACTTCCCTGTAGAGCTTGAAAAGGTGATAACAAGGTCATTTGTTGAGACagatgctgcatttgcaaaaacTTGCTCACTTCAGTCTTCCCTTGCTTCTGGCACAACTGCACTCACTGCAATGATATTTGGGAG GTCTTTGCTCGTGGCGAATGCTGGAGATTGCAGGGCTATATTGTCGCGAAATGGAGCAGCTATAGAAATGTCAAAAGATCATAGACCCTGCTGCACAAAAGAAAGGATGCGAATTGAGTCTTTGGGTGGATATGTTGATGATGGTTATCTGAATGGTCAGTTAGGGGTCACCCGTGCATTAGGTGATTGGCATCTTGAAGGATTGAAGGATGAGGGTGGAAGGGGAGGACCCTTGAGTGCTGAACCGGAACTTAAATTGACAACACTGACCAAAGATGATGAATTTTTGATCATTGGTAGTGATGGAATATGGGATGTGTTCACCAACCAAAATGCTGTAGACTTTGCTCGAAGGAAACTCCAAGAGCGCAATGATGTGAAGCTGTGTTGCAAGAAAATAGTAGAGGAGGCAATAAAACGAGGCGCAACCGACAATTTGACACTTGTTATGGTGAGTTTCCACTTGGAGCCACCTCCACATCTGGTGGTAGAAAGGTCTAGAGTCAGACGTAGTATTTCTGCTGAGGGACTACAAAATCTTCAGTTCTTCTTAGATCGATAG
- the LOC112186788 gene encoding putative glycerol-3-phosphate transporter 5: MESKTQLAPALNFFPTLKPPNKTLAFHQISVLIITFLAYASFHASRKPPSIVKSVLGPKLQSNSSSFDTGWAPFNGPQGTHRLGELDLAFLSAYSIGMYFAGHVGDRIDLRLFLAYGMLGSGVLTCLFGLGYWCNVHMLWYFVGVQVVCGLFQSIGWPCVVAVVGNWFGKTKRGLIMGVWSSHTSVGNIVGSVIASGVLEFGWGWSFVVPGLLVILVGGLVFLFLPVSPEDLGFESPGKEEVEMNVEVNGVENVEKVESEEAGLLRAENVDVDADAESLTAIGFLEAWRLPGVAPFAFCLFFSKLVSYTFLYWLPFYLRHTAVAGVHLSHKTAGNLSTIFDIGGVFGGILAGLISDMLEARAVTSIAFLLLSVPALVLYRAYGSLSMVANILLMFLSGLLVNGPYALITTAVAADLGTQTLIRGNSRALATVTAIIDGTGSVGAALGPLLAGYISTRGWNSVFLMLILAIFCAILFLIRIARTEIKEKLSGKGWFWYSIDTQ; encoded by the exons ATGGAATCCAAAACCCAATTAGCTCCAGCTCTCAATTTCTTCCcaaccctaaaacccccaaacaaaaccctagctttCCACCAAATCTCAGTCCTAATCATCACCTTCCTCGCCTACGCTTCCTTCCACGCGTCCAGAAAGCCCCCCAGCATCGTCAAGAGCGTTCTTGGTCCCAAACTCCAGTCCAATTCGAGCTCATTCGACACCGGGTGGGCTCCCTTTAATGGGCCTCAGGGCACCCACAGGCTCGGAGAACTTGATCTTGCATTTCTGTCTGCATATTCTATTGGGATGTATTTTGCAGGGCATGTTGGTGATAGGATTGATCTGAGGTTGTTTCTTGCTTATGGGATGTTGGGGAGTGGAGTTTTGACTTGTCTTTTCGGGTTAGGGTATTGGTGcaatgtgcatatgttgtggtATTTTGTGGGTGTGCAAGTTGTTTGTGGCTTGTTTCAGTCGATAGGTTGGCCTTGTGTTGTGGCAGTTGTGGGGAATTGGTTTGGGAAGACGAAGCGGGGGTTGATAATGGGTGTGTGGAGTTCCCATACTTCGGTTGGGAACATTGTTGGATCGGTTATTGCTTccggggttttggaatttgggtgGGGTTGGTCGTTTGTTGTGCCTGGACTTTTGGTGATTTTGGTTGGGGGTTTGGTGTTTTTGTTTCTTCCTGTGAGTCCGGAGGACTTGGGGTTTGAGTCTCCCGGGAAGGAAGAGGTTGAGATGAATGTGGAGGTTAATGGTGTGGAGAATGTGGAGAAAGTGGAATCAGAAGAAGCTGGGCTACTTAGAGCAGAAAATGTAGATGTTGATGCTGATGCGGAGTCTTTGACTGCAATTGGGTTTTTGGAGGCGTGGAGATTACCGGGTGTTGCACCATTTGCGTTCTGCCTCTTCTTTTCGAAGCTGGTGTCCTACACTTTCCTGTACTGGTTACCTTTCTACTTAAGACACACAG CTGTTGCTGGGGTGCATTTGTCACACAAAACTGCTGGAAACCTTTCAACAATATTTGATATTGGAGGAGTCTTTGGTGGAATTTTAGCGGGATTGATATCAGATATGCTTGAAGCTCGGGCTGTTACATCGATTGCATTTTTGTTACTTTCAGTTCCAGCCCTTGTTCTCTACCGGGCTTATGGAAGCTTATCTATGGTTGCCAACATTCTTCTGATGTTTCTTTCCGGACTGCTGGTGAATGGTCCATATGCGCTCATCACAACAGCTGTTGCTGCTGATCTTGGTACTCAGACCTTAATCAGAGGCAATTCTCGTGCCTTGGCTACTGTAACCGCAATTATAGATGGTACGGGGTCCGTTGGGGCAGCTCTTGGTCCACTTTTGGCTGGCTATATTTCGACCAGGGGATGGAACAGCGTTTTCTTGATGCTAATTCTTGCTATTTTTTGTGCCATTTTGTTTTTGATACGCATTGCCAGAACTGAGATTAAAGAGAAGTTGAGTGGGAAAGGATGGTTTTGGTATAGCATAGACACACAGTAA
- the LOC112185439 gene encoding 40S ribosomal protein S11, giving the protein MAEQTERAFLKQPKVFLSSKKTGKGKRPGKGGNRYWKSVGLGFKTPRDAIEGTYIDKKCPFTGNVSIRGRILAGTCHSAKMNKTIIVRRNYLHYIKKYQRYEKRHSNIAAHVSPCFRVKEGDHVIIGQCRPLSKTKRFNVLKVIPAGSSAGGKKAFTGI; this is encoded by the exons ATGGCCGAACAG ACCGAGAGAGCTTTTCTGAAGCAGCCCAAAGTGTTCTTGAG CTCGAAGAAAACAGGCAAGGGTAAGAGACCTGGAAAGGGAGGCAACCGATACTGGAAGAGCGTCGGGCTGGGCTTCAAGACTCCCAGGGATGCCATTGAAG GGACTTACATTGATAAGAAATGCCCATTCACTGGAAATGTGTCTATCAGGGGTCGTATCTTAGCTGGTACTTGCCACAGTGCTAAGATGAATAAAACCATTATTGTTCGACGGAATTACCTGCATTATATCAAAAAATACCAAAG ATATGAGAAGAGGCACTCTAACATTGCTGCACACGTGTCTCCATGCTTCCGTGTGAAAGAAGGGGACCATGTTATCATCGGGCAGTGCAG GCCATTGTCCAAGACTAAGAGGTTCAATGTGCTGAAGGTGATTCCTGCTGGATCATCTGCTGGTGGCAAAAAGGCTTTCACTGGAATTTAA